GTATTTACAACACTACATTTTAGCATTTCACTTTTATATCATAGCACATTCATGAGATAAGACTTTTCAAGATCCAATGCATCCTTTTTGACTAACGTGCATTGTTACATCTTTTTCCCCACTTAAATTCCTTtcatttattttacattttagtCCTTTTAAAAGACAATTCTACTTTGGTCTCATTCCATATATAAAAACACACAATGTAGTCCTTTACTCCTTTTTCCAATCTAAAAGCCAAGCTAGCTAGATATACACATAGCTCACTCCAATTTGttcaataaattataattaatcacaagAAAATGAAGAAGGGAGAATTGGTTTTCATTCCTCTTCCAGCTGCAGGTCACATAGTCTCATCATTAGAGATAGCAAAGCGCCTTGTTACTCAAGATAATCGTCTCTCAATCTCAATCCTCATCATCAAAATGCCAAACCTCAACCCTCCAACTACCCAATCTCTCCTTACATCCATCTCTGGTGTCGAACGCATCAACTTCATCGAAATTTCAGAACAACATACTAATAACAAACTCGATTCCAATCCTACTAATACTATCAAGTCCATGACTTCCTTCTTAGAAAGCATCAAACCCCAAGTTCAAGAAGCAATCAACAATCTCGTTAACTGCTTTTCAAACCAACCCAGCTCGCCTAAGCTAGCTGGGTTAGTCATCGACATGTTCTTCACGACCATGATCGACGTAGCTGATGAGTTTGGAATCCCTTCCTACGTGTTTTACACGTCAGGAGCTGGAATTCTCAAACTCATGGCTCACCTCGAAACCCTAAGTACTGAGCATAACAAAGATGTTACCAAATACAAAGATGAACAAGATGAAGAGCTTGTCATTCAAGGCTTCGTCAACCCAATTCCGGTCAAAGTCTTCCCAAAAATGGTGTTTGATAAGGTATCATGCCCTTTGTTTCTTAGTCAATATACAAATATGAGAAGAGCTAagggtattttagtaaattcGTTCATTGAATTAGAGTCAACAATAATTGATCTATTCCCTCCAATTTACTCGGTGGGACCCATAATAAATCCCAGCCCTAATCAAAGGGAGAAAGAAAATGAAAGCGTGATGACGTGGCTAGATAAGCAACCTCGATCTTCGGTAGTGTTCCTGTGCTTTGGGAGCATGGGAAGTTTTAGTGAGGAGCAAGTGAAAGAGATAGCCATTGGATTAGAACAAAGTGGGGTCCGATTTCTTTGGTCCTTAAGAAAAAAAGGCCAATCATTGAAATCAGAAGACTACACAGATTTCAACGAAGTTCTTCCAAGAGAGTTTTTTGATCGAACGGCTGAGATTGGAAAGGTCATTGGGTGGGCCTCACAAGTGAACATATTGGGTCATTCCTCAATTGGTGGATTCGTGTCACATTGTGGTTGGAACTCAATTCTAGAGAGTTTGTGGTTCGGTGTACCAATTGCCACGTGGCCTTTGTATGCGGAGCAAAAAGTCAACGCTTTTGTGGTTGTGAAAGAGTTGGAATTAGCGGTGGAGATTAAGTTGGATTATATGATGAGTGGTGAAGATGGGATGATGATTGTGAAGGGTGATGAAATTGAGGTGGGGATTAGAAAATTGATGGAAcctaataataatgttattagGGAAAGAGTTAAGGAAATAAGCGAGAAAGGGAAGAAAGCCTTATTAGAAGGTGGGTCATCTTATTCTTGGCTGTCTCGTTTTGTAAATGATGTGATTGATAACATATGAAGTTAATTGTCATcactatccaaaaaaaaaaagagaattgcTAAAGAGTACTGTTGGTGCCTAGTACTATCTTTAGTGTCATTCTGTTATTGCTGCAATTAAATAGCGGGtcctatataatttaagaaaataagttTTAAGGAATATCGTTAACCAATTATAAAGTGACATTTATGGAAAGTGTTGGGCACCGCTATCCAATAGCAATGctcacaaaagaaataaaagttgttTGTTGGGTTGATTAGTGTCTAGTTGTGCCCTACAGGTTAGTAATATCTATATGAGACTTAATATTTAATGAGAatgttaattacaattttttatcaATCTCTACGCTCGAAATTACatgtcggaatatttttttttaattttttttatagaggTATTCATTATAGTTACAGTATTatccctgtaaatttttgaaaaaatcttaATAGTTTATAATGCTGAAAACAGAGTTTTGATATTTTAGTTACTACGTGTGTTTACAAAAACTTCAAACGTATTTTTGGTACTgtaaattatacaaaaaattttaaatttttacagAGGTAATATTGTAAGCATAACGAACACCGTCAtgagaaaatattaaaaaaaatatttcaatatatatttttagatacagaaataaactaaaaacttataataaaaaattgataacagCACTCCTCATATCTAATTCata
This Cannabis sativa cultivar Pink pepper isolate KNU-18-1 chromosome 6, ASM2916894v1, whole genome shotgun sequence DNA region includes the following protein-coding sequences:
- the LOC115695872 gene encoding anthocyanidin 3-O-glucosyltransferase 2, giving the protein MKKGELVFIPLPAAGHIVSSLEIAKRLVTQDNRLSISILIIKMPNLNPPTTQSLLTSISGVERINFIEISEQHTNNKLDSNPTNTIKSMTSFLESIKPQVQEAINNLVNCFSNQPSSPKLAGLVIDMFFTTMIDVADEFGIPSYVFYTSGAGILKLMAHLETLSTEHNKDVTKYKDEQDEELVIQGFVNPIPVKVFPKMVFDKVSCPLFLSQYTNMRRAKGILVNSFIELESTIIDLFPPIYSVGPIINPSPNQREKENESVMTWLDKQPRSSVVFLCFGSMGSFSEEQVKEIAIGLEQSGVRFLWSLRKKGQSLKSEDYTDFNEVLPREFFDRTAEIGKVIGWASQVNILGHSSIGGFVSHCGWNSILESLWFGVPIATWPLYAEQKVNAFVVVKELELAVEIKLDYMMSGEDGMMIVKGDEIEVGIRKLMEPNNNVIRERVKEISEKGKKALLEGGSSYSWLSRFVNDVIDNI